The Anolis carolinensis isolate JA03-04 chromosome 1, rAnoCar3.1.pri, whole genome shotgun sequence genome window below encodes:
- the wdhd1 gene encoding WD repeat and HMG-box DNA-binding protein 1 isoform X1: MPSSQKPMRYGHTEGHTEVCFDDTGSYIVTCGSDGDVRIWESLDDDDPKSINVGEKAYSFALKNGKLITATSNNAVQIHTFPDGAPDGILTRFTTNANHVVFNADGNKVAAGSSDFLVKIVEVADSSKQKTFRGHDAPVLSVSFDTKDTFLATASCDGSVRVWNISEQTCETSWPLLQKCNDVVNAKSICRLSWQPKTGKLLAVPVEKIIKLYKRETWHHQLDLKDDFITQTLNVVAWSPCGQYVAAGSIDGCIAIWKMDTQECLERVKHEKRYTICGLAWHPKGGQIAYTDMEGNLGLIESVCDVDEKKSHKATSVPTTKDYDDLFDEDDNEDFLNRDLDEVDWGSKAVINEEDDDDDLMMASGRSRNKGARIEDDENSLDTGLLKADSTHDKDDDEESLAPVQPLSSTQRPFYDGPVPTPRQKPFQAGSTPVHLTHRFMVWNSVGIIRCYNDEEDNAIDVEFHDTAIHHAMHLPNSLNHTLADLSREAILLACESTEELASKLHCIHFNSWDSSKEWTVDMLQGEEVEAICLGHGWAACATSSRLLRVFTIGGVQKEILSLPGPVVSMAGHGEQLLVIFHKGTGFEGDQNLGVQLIELGRKKRQVLHGDPLPLSRKSYATWVGFSAEGTPCYVDSEGIVRMLNRGLGNTWTPVCNTREHCKGKSDHYWVVGIHENPQQLRCIPCKGARFPATLPRPAVAVLPFKLPFCQTATDKGQMEEEFWRSVLFHNYLDYLSKNGYEHDESVKGHAVQEQQNLLMKMFALSCTLEREFRCMELAELMTHNATSLAIKYASRSRRLVLAQRLSELAAERAAEQTAAEESEEEEGKEQQQPQQDFRNHLNAGYSNTPTEWNQARVRKPQRQQSTENDEEITDQAKEDIPVETKPSKADSNIQGSPIPCESASTPKSAAPVAANQGRTNPFKVSNSQKESLGHSANILDNMTKLSKKNTTPTGRGAPSKEKSPVIKPLIPKPKLKQTAAAAFFQPRTPRTEKKSVEEKGEKNGTPESESKTLTEDNDSKRPKTGFQMWLEENRSCILTDNPHFEETEIIKEGMSRFRALSAEERMVWTEKAKGKEASDPAEGKKRKRLEGVNENKQEEDQLQRPNEDSSSAKKSKSFKKSTVTRLSAFAYKPS, translated from the exons TGACTTTCTGGTGAAGATTGTGGAGGTAGCTGACAGCAGCAAGCAGAAGACATTTAGAGGACATGATGCCCCTGTTTTAAGCGTTTCATTTGATACAAAGGACACTTTTCTG GCCACAGCAAGTTGTGATGGATCTGTCCGAGTGTGGAATATTTCAGAACAG ACTTGTGAAACAAGTTGGCCCTTGCTGCAGAAGTGTAATGATGTGGTGAATGCAAAATCAATATGTAGACTCTCTTGGCAACCAAAGACAGGAAAG CTGCTAGCTGTTCCAGTTGAGAAAATCATTAAACTGTATAAAAGAGAAACTTGGCATCATCAGCTGGATCTGAAGGATGATTTCATTACACAG ACCCTCAATGTTGTAGCTTGGTCTCCATGTGGACAGTATGTGGCAGCTGGAAGTATCGATGGCTGTATAGCGATTTGGAAGATGGATACCCAGGAGTGCCTAGAGAG AGTGAAGCATGAAAAGCGTTATACCATCTGTGGGCTGGCATGGCACCCGAAGGGAGGTCAAATTGCTTATACAGACATGGAAGGCAATCTGGGATTAATTGAAAGTGTCTGTGATGTGGATGAAAAGAAATCACATAAAGCG ACATCAGTTCCCACTACCAAAGACTATGATGATCTTTTTGATGAGGATGATAATGAAGACTTTCTGAATAGAGACTTGGATGAAGTTGACTGGGGTTCAAAAGCAGTCATAAATGAAGAAGATGACGACGATGACCTTATGATGGCATCAGGACGATCCAGAAATAAAGGAGCAAGAATAGAGGATGATGAGAATTCTCTAG ATACTGGATTGCTGAAAGCTGATTCTACCCATGATAAAGACGATGATGAAGAAAGCCTTGCTCCAGTCCAGCCACTCTCTTCAACCCAGAGACCTTTCTATGATGGACCAGTGCCAACACCTCGGCAAAAGCCATTCCAGGCTGGTTCCACCCCAGTGCATCTCACACATCGCTTCATG GTTTGGAATTCTGTTGGTATCATACGCTGTTATAATGATGAGGAAGATAACGCTATTGATGTTGAATTCCATGACACTGCCATACATCATGCAATGCACTTGCCAAATTCTTTGAATCACACACTGGCTGATCTTTCGAGAGAAGCTATTTTGCTAGCCTGCGAGAGCACGGAGGAGCTAGCAAG CAAGCTTCACTGCATCCATTTTAACTCCTGGGACTCCAGCAAAGAATGGACTGTGGACATGCTGCAGGGTGAAGAGGTGGAAGCCATTTGCCTGGGCCACGGCTGGGCTGCCTGTGCCACCAGCTCCCGCCTTCTTCGTGTGTTCACCATTGGGGGAGTCCAGAAAGAGATTCTGAGCCTCCCTGGCCCTGTGGTATCAATGGCGGGCCATGGAGAGCAACTCCTGGTGATATTTCACAAAG gTACTGGCTTTGAAGGGGATCAGAATCTTGGGGTGCAGCTTATAGAACTTGGACGAAAAAAGAGACAAGTTTTACATGGTGACCCACTTCCCCTATCTAGGAAATCCTACGCAACATGGGTAGGATTTTCAGCAGAAG GCACCCCTTGTTACGTGGATTCAGAGGGCATCGTGCGCATGCTGAATAGAGGGCTTGGTAATACATGGACTCCAGTCTGTAATACACGGGAACACTGTAAAGGAAAGTCAGACCATTACTGGGTTGTTGGCATTCATGAAAACCCTCAACAACTCAG GTGCATTCCTTGTAAAGGAGCCCGTTTCCCTGCTACCCTTCCCCGTCCCGCAGTAGCTGTGCTGCCATTTAAACTTCCCTTTTGTCAGACTGCAACAGATAAGGGCCAAATGGAG GAGGAGTTCTGGCGCTCTGTCTTGTTTCACAATTACCTGGATTACTTATCCAAAAATGGATATGAACATGATGAAAGTGTCAAAGGCCATGCAGTTCAAGAACAGCAGAATCTCTTGATGAAAATGTTTGCA cttTCCTGCACACTGGAACGTGAGTTTCGCTGCATGGAGCTGGCTGAGCTCATGACACACAATGCCACCAGCCTAGCTATCAAGTACGCCTCTCGCTCTCGGAGGCTGGTTCTTGCCCAGCGGCTGAGTGAACTCGCTGCAGAGAGAGCAGCAGAGCAGACAGCTGCTGAagaatctgaggaggaggagggaaaggagcagcagcagccacaaCAGGATTTCAGGAACCATCTAAATGCTGG TTACAGTAATACTCCCACAGAATGGAATCAGGCTCGTGTGAGAAAACCTCAGCGCCAGCAGAGCACGGAAAACGATGAAGAAATTACAGACCAGGCCAAGGAAGACATACCTGTTGAGACAAAACCTAGTAAAGCAGACAGCAATATTCAGG GATCTCCCATACCCTGTGAAAGTGCATCTACTCCCAAATCTG CTGCACCTGTAGCTGCCAACCAAGGGAGAACCAATCCTTTCAAA gtttccaATAGTCAAAAGGAGTCACTCGGTCACTCAGCTAACATTCTAGACAACATGACTAAATTGTCTAAGAAAAATACCACACCGACTGGCCGAGGCGCTCCAAGCAAAGAGAAGAGTCCGGTTATAAAACCCTTGATACCTAAACCCAAGTTAAAGCAG ACTGCAGCTGCTGCATTTTTCCAACCTCGAACACCTAGAACTGAGAAAAAATCAGTggaagagaaaggagagaaaaatggaACTCCAGAGTCTGAATCCAAAACTTTAACTGAAGATAATGACAGTAAAAG ACCTAAGACTGGATTCCAGATGTGGCTTGAAGAGAACAGAAGCTGTATTTTGACAGATAACCCTCATTTTGAAGAAACAGAGATAATAAAGGAAGGCATGAGTCGGTTCAGAGCTTTGTCGGCTGAAGAAAGGATG GTTTGGACTGAGAAAGCCAAAGGAAAAGAAGCCAGTGACCCGGCCGAAGGGAAAAAACGGAAGCGCCTGGAAGGTGTTAATGAAAACAAGCAAGAAGAAGACCAACTACAAAGGCCAAACGAAGACTCGAGCTCAGCTAAAAAATCTAAATCCTTTAAGAAGTCTACTGTCACAAGGCTATCAGCGTTTGCATACAAGCCAAGCTAA
- the wdhd1 gene encoding WD repeat and HMG-box DNA-binding protein 1 isoform X2, which produces MPSSQKPMRYGHTEGHTEVCFDDTGSYIVTCGSDGDVRIWESLDDDDPKSINVGEKAYSFALKNGKLITATSNNAVQIHTFPDGAPDGILTRFTTNANHVVFNADGNKVAAGSSDFLVKIVEVADSSKQKTFRGHDAPVLSVSFDTKDTFLATASCDGSVRVWNISEQTCETSWPLLQKCNDVVNAKSICRLSWQPKTGKLLAVPVEKIIKLYKRETWHHQLDLKDDFITQTLNVVAWSPCGQYVAAGSIDGCIAIWKMDTQECLERVKHEKRYTICGLAWHPKGGQIAYTDMEGNLGLIESVCDVDEKKSHKATSVPTTKDYDDLFDEDDNEDFLNRDLDEVDWGSKAVINEEDDDDDLMMASGRSRNKGARIEDDENSLDTGLLKADSTHDKDDDEESLAPVQPLSSTQRPFYDGPVPTPRQKPFQAGSTPVHLTHRFMVWNSVGIIRCYNDEEDNAIDVEFHDTAIHHAMHLPNSLNHTLADLSREAILLACESTEELASKLHCIHFNSWDSSKEWTVDMLQGEEVEAICLGHGWAACATSSRLLRVFTIGGVQKEILSLPGPVVSMAGHGEQLLVIFHKGTGFEGDQNLGVQLIELGRKKRQVLHGDPLPLSRKSYATWVGFSAEGTPCYVDSEGIVRMLNRGLGNTWTPVCNTREHCKGKSDHYWVVGIHENPQQLRCIPCKGARFPATLPRPAVAVLPFKLPFCQTATDKGQMEEEFWRSVLFHNYLDYLSKNGYEHDESVKGHAVQEQQNLLMKMFALSCTLEREFRCMELAELMTHNATSLAIKYASRSRRLVLAQRLSELAAERAAEQTAAEESEEEEGKEQQQPQQDFRNHLNAGNTPTEWNQARVRKPQRQQSTENDEEITDQAKEDIPVETKPSKADSNIQGSPIPCESASTPKSAAPVAANQGRTNPFKVSNSQKESLGHSANILDNMTKLSKKNTTPTGRGAPSKEKSPVIKPLIPKPKLKQTAAAAFFQPRTPRTEKKSVEEKGEKNGTPESESKTLTEDNDSKRPKTGFQMWLEENRSCILTDNPHFEETEIIKEGMSRFRALSAEERMVWTEKAKGKEASDPAEGKKRKRLEGVNENKQEEDQLQRPNEDSSSAKKSKSFKKSTVTRLSAFAYKPS; this is translated from the exons TGACTTTCTGGTGAAGATTGTGGAGGTAGCTGACAGCAGCAAGCAGAAGACATTTAGAGGACATGATGCCCCTGTTTTAAGCGTTTCATTTGATACAAAGGACACTTTTCTG GCCACAGCAAGTTGTGATGGATCTGTCCGAGTGTGGAATATTTCAGAACAG ACTTGTGAAACAAGTTGGCCCTTGCTGCAGAAGTGTAATGATGTGGTGAATGCAAAATCAATATGTAGACTCTCTTGGCAACCAAAGACAGGAAAG CTGCTAGCTGTTCCAGTTGAGAAAATCATTAAACTGTATAAAAGAGAAACTTGGCATCATCAGCTGGATCTGAAGGATGATTTCATTACACAG ACCCTCAATGTTGTAGCTTGGTCTCCATGTGGACAGTATGTGGCAGCTGGAAGTATCGATGGCTGTATAGCGATTTGGAAGATGGATACCCAGGAGTGCCTAGAGAG AGTGAAGCATGAAAAGCGTTATACCATCTGTGGGCTGGCATGGCACCCGAAGGGAGGTCAAATTGCTTATACAGACATGGAAGGCAATCTGGGATTAATTGAAAGTGTCTGTGATGTGGATGAAAAGAAATCACATAAAGCG ACATCAGTTCCCACTACCAAAGACTATGATGATCTTTTTGATGAGGATGATAATGAAGACTTTCTGAATAGAGACTTGGATGAAGTTGACTGGGGTTCAAAAGCAGTCATAAATGAAGAAGATGACGACGATGACCTTATGATGGCATCAGGACGATCCAGAAATAAAGGAGCAAGAATAGAGGATGATGAGAATTCTCTAG ATACTGGATTGCTGAAAGCTGATTCTACCCATGATAAAGACGATGATGAAGAAAGCCTTGCTCCAGTCCAGCCACTCTCTTCAACCCAGAGACCTTTCTATGATGGACCAGTGCCAACACCTCGGCAAAAGCCATTCCAGGCTGGTTCCACCCCAGTGCATCTCACACATCGCTTCATG GTTTGGAATTCTGTTGGTATCATACGCTGTTATAATGATGAGGAAGATAACGCTATTGATGTTGAATTCCATGACACTGCCATACATCATGCAATGCACTTGCCAAATTCTTTGAATCACACACTGGCTGATCTTTCGAGAGAAGCTATTTTGCTAGCCTGCGAGAGCACGGAGGAGCTAGCAAG CAAGCTTCACTGCATCCATTTTAACTCCTGGGACTCCAGCAAAGAATGGACTGTGGACATGCTGCAGGGTGAAGAGGTGGAAGCCATTTGCCTGGGCCACGGCTGGGCTGCCTGTGCCACCAGCTCCCGCCTTCTTCGTGTGTTCACCATTGGGGGAGTCCAGAAAGAGATTCTGAGCCTCCCTGGCCCTGTGGTATCAATGGCGGGCCATGGAGAGCAACTCCTGGTGATATTTCACAAAG gTACTGGCTTTGAAGGGGATCAGAATCTTGGGGTGCAGCTTATAGAACTTGGACGAAAAAAGAGACAAGTTTTACATGGTGACCCACTTCCCCTATCTAGGAAATCCTACGCAACATGGGTAGGATTTTCAGCAGAAG GCACCCCTTGTTACGTGGATTCAGAGGGCATCGTGCGCATGCTGAATAGAGGGCTTGGTAATACATGGACTCCAGTCTGTAATACACGGGAACACTGTAAAGGAAAGTCAGACCATTACTGGGTTGTTGGCATTCATGAAAACCCTCAACAACTCAG GTGCATTCCTTGTAAAGGAGCCCGTTTCCCTGCTACCCTTCCCCGTCCCGCAGTAGCTGTGCTGCCATTTAAACTTCCCTTTTGTCAGACTGCAACAGATAAGGGCCAAATGGAG GAGGAGTTCTGGCGCTCTGTCTTGTTTCACAATTACCTGGATTACTTATCCAAAAATGGATATGAACATGATGAAAGTGTCAAAGGCCATGCAGTTCAAGAACAGCAGAATCTCTTGATGAAAATGTTTGCA cttTCCTGCACACTGGAACGTGAGTTTCGCTGCATGGAGCTGGCTGAGCTCATGACACACAATGCCACCAGCCTAGCTATCAAGTACGCCTCTCGCTCTCGGAGGCTGGTTCTTGCCCAGCGGCTGAGTGAACTCGCTGCAGAGAGAGCAGCAGAGCAGACAGCTGCTGAagaatctgaggaggaggagggaaaggagcagcagcagccacaaCAGGATTTCAGGAACCATCTAAATGCTGG TAATACTCCCACAGAATGGAATCAGGCTCGTGTGAGAAAACCTCAGCGCCAGCAGAGCACGGAAAACGATGAAGAAATTACAGACCAGGCCAAGGAAGACATACCTGTTGAGACAAAACCTAGTAAAGCAGACAGCAATATTCAGG GATCTCCCATACCCTGTGAAAGTGCATCTACTCCCAAATCTG CTGCACCTGTAGCTGCCAACCAAGGGAGAACCAATCCTTTCAAA gtttccaATAGTCAAAAGGAGTCACTCGGTCACTCAGCTAACATTCTAGACAACATGACTAAATTGTCTAAGAAAAATACCACACCGACTGGCCGAGGCGCTCCAAGCAAAGAGAAGAGTCCGGTTATAAAACCCTTGATACCTAAACCCAAGTTAAAGCAG ACTGCAGCTGCTGCATTTTTCCAACCTCGAACACCTAGAACTGAGAAAAAATCAGTggaagagaaaggagagaaaaatggaACTCCAGAGTCTGAATCCAAAACTTTAACTGAAGATAATGACAGTAAAAG ACCTAAGACTGGATTCCAGATGTGGCTTGAAGAGAACAGAAGCTGTATTTTGACAGATAACCCTCATTTTGAAGAAACAGAGATAATAAAGGAAGGCATGAGTCGGTTCAGAGCTTTGTCGGCTGAAGAAAGGATG GTTTGGACTGAGAAAGCCAAAGGAAAAGAAGCCAGTGACCCGGCCGAAGGGAAAAAACGGAAGCGCCTGGAAGGTGTTAATGAAAACAAGCAAGAAGAAGACCAACTACAAAGGCCAAACGAAGACTCGAGCTCAGCTAAAAAATCTAAATCCTTTAAGAAGTCTACTGTCACAAGGCTATCAGCGTTTGCATACAAGCCAAGCTAA